Proteins encoded in a region of the Nicotiana tomentosiformis chromosome 9, ASM39032v3, whole genome shotgun sequence genome:
- the LOC104100195 gene encoding proteinase inhibitor I-B-like isoform X3: protein MSLNTIQFGFSFFVFFKAKAMEGKTMIKLSHVVAFLLLASLFQPLTARDLVFEVSDEIDVLRFAMAKENQVKTLDDVSKPFFCPGKQSWPELVGKPAETAKKIIEKENPIAKVQFLFPGMVRPANYVCGRVFVVVNWNLIVQITPRMG, encoded by the exons ATGAGTCTTAACACAATACAATTTggattttctttctttgtatttttcaAAGCAAAGGCAATGGAAGGGAAGACTATGATCAAGTTATCTCATGTGGTTGCTTTCTTGCTCCTTGCATCAC TTTTTCAACCTCTTACGGCACGAGATCTGGTATTCGAAGTGAGTGATGAAATAGATGTCTTGCGATTTGCAATGGCAAAAGAAAACCAAGTGAAAACACTTGATGATGTCTCTAAACCCTTTTTTTGCCCAG gaAAGCAATCATGGCCTGAACTTGTGGGAAAGCCAGCGGAGACTGCTAAGAAAATAATTGAGAAGGAAAATCCCATAGCCAAAGTTCAGTTTTTGTTCCCTGGTATGGTTAGGCCAGCTAATTATGTTTGTGGTCGAGTTTTTGTGGTTGTTAACTGGAATCTCATTGTTCAAATTACTCCCAGGATGGGTTAA
- the LOC138898408 gene encoding uncharacterized protein — protein MDHFLPDSLKQKYVRDFERLVQTPDMDMSTYNTKFCNLARYAPYLVPTHEARVRRLVDRLVGRLYTAVAPHMKTLSYTNAVDLARKIENKVRDERATSELRKKAKTGGSFSGSFSENRRAGNQRQQQQQGSQTGTHLSSQSAYRPHYRQGTRGPSSLSRHRNSRQIYAIAPVCQTCGRSHLGQCRVLIGECFRCGQLGHHLRDCPQPPRNFNQASTQSTAPTHTTRNTLGATDIGNRGRCAGDRATVNQGQGNAGRGQARVFAFTRQDAQASNAVVTSILSVCSFDALALIDPGSTHSYVSSYFALRFSRQPELLNDPFLVATLVGESLLAEYVYRACQIRVEGRDTLVDLIVLDMIDFDMLMGMDWLSSCYAIVDCHAKIVKFEIPNKPSFVLKGGQVPETCKVVSFMKAQRLLKKGCLGLLAIVNYTIKETISIENVPVVREFSDVFPEDLPGLPPVREIDFGIDLLPDT, from the coding sequence ATGGATCATTTTCTTCCAGATAGCCTGAAGCAAAAATATGTTAGAGACTTTGAGAGATTGGTTCAAACTCCAGATATGGATATGTCAACCTACAACACGAAGTTTTGTAATCTGGCGAGATATGCTCCTTACTTAGTGCCTACCCATGAAGCTCGAGTTCGGAGGCTTGTTGATAGGTTGGTTGGTCGTCTATACACTGCAGTAGCCCCACATATGAAGACTTTGTCCTACACTAATGCAGTTGATCTCGCTAGAAAGATTGAAAATAAGGTACGTGATGAGCGCGCAACTAGTGAATTACGTAAGAAGGCCAAGACAGGAGGATCTTTCAGTGGCAGTTTTAGTGAAAATCGCAGAGCAGGAAATcagagacaacaacaacaacaaggttCTCAGACAGGGACACATTTGTCTTCACAGTCCGCATACAGACCACATTACAGACAGGGTACTAGGGGACCATCATCATTATCTAGACATCGTAATTCTAGGCAAATATATGCCATTGCTCCAGTCTGCCAGACCTGTGGTAGATCACATTTGGGCCAGTGTCGTGTTCTAATTGGAGAGTGCTTTCGATGTGGCCAGTTGGGACATCACTTGAGGGATTGCCCTCAGCCTCCGAGGAATTTTAACCAGGCTTCTACTCAGTCAACTGCACCTACTCATACTACTCGTAATACCTTAGGTGCTACAGATATAGGAAATAGAGGTCGATGTGCTGGAGATCGTGCTACTGTGAATCAAGGACAAGGGAATGCTGGTAGAGGTCAGGCGAGAGTTTTTGCATTTACTAGACAGGATGCTCAGGCCTCGAATGCAGTGGTTACAAGTATTCTTTCTGTCTGTTCATTTGATGCACTTGCGttgattgatccgggatctactcacTCCTATGTCTCCTCGTACTTTGCTTTGAGGTTTAGTAGACAACCTGAGCTATTGAATGATCCTTTTCTAGTTGCTACTCTTGTTGGAGAGTCTTTATTAGCGGAATACGTGTATCGTGCTTGTCAGATTCGGGTTGAGGGTAGAGATACTCTAGTTGACCTTATTGTACTTGATATGATTGACTTTGACATGctgatgggaatggattggttatcttcttGCTATGCTATCGTCGATTGTCATGCAAAGATAGTTAAGTTTGAGATACCAAACAAACCTAGTTTTGTTCTAAAAGGGGGTCAGGTTCCAGAGACTTGCAAAGTTgtatcttttatgaaggctcaacgacTTCTGAAGAAAGGTTGCTTGGGTCTCTTAGCTATTGTAAATTACACGATAAAGGAAACAATTAGTATAGAAAATGTACCAGTAGTGAGAGaattttctgatgtatttcctgagGATTTACCAGGATTGCCTCCAGTACGAGAAatagactttggtattgatttgctaCCTGACACATAA
- the LOC138898409 gene encoding uncharacterized protein has protein sequence MDKVQLIRQRLLTAQSRQKSYADKRRRDLVFAIRDKVFLRVSPMKGVMRFGKRGKLNPGFIGPYEILDRMGVVDYHLALPFELSFIHPVFHVSMLRKCISDSSQVLEAPTIPLDEKLSYEEEPMAIVVRQIRKLLSKNIVFVNVLWRNHTVEEATWEIEDAIRVNYPHLFQSTGLSRYNFGIWIKNLKDKVEEIGRNS, from the exons ATGGACAAGGTCCAGTTAATTAGACAGAGATTGCTTACAGCTCAAAGCAGACAAAAATCTTATGCGGATAAGAGAAGAAGAGACTTAGTGTTCGCAATTAGAGACAAAGTGTTCCTACGAGTCTCCCCTATGAAAGGCgtgatgcggtttgggaaaaGAGGAAAGTTGAACCCCGGGTTTATAGGACCGTATGAGATACTAGACCGAATGGGAGTTGTGGATTATCATTTGGCACTTCCTTTTGAGTTGTCTTttattcatccagtgtttcatgtctcAATGCTAAGAAAATGTATATCAGACTCATCTCAGGTGCTTGAAGCACCGACTATACCGCTCGATGAGAAGTTgtcttatgaggaggagccgatggctattgttGTTAGACAAATAAGAAAACTACTGTCAAAAAACATTGTGTTCGTGAACGTCTTATGGAGAAATCATACTGTTGAAGAAGCTACATGGGAAATAGAAGATGCTATACGAGTCAATTATCCTCATTTATTTCAGTCTACAG GGCTGAGTAGATATAATTTTGGAATTTGGATTAAGAATTTGAAAGATAAAGTTGAGGAAATTGGGAGAAACTCATGA